From Anopheles arabiensis isolate DONGOLA chromosome 3, AaraD3, whole genome shotgun sequence, a single genomic window includes:
- the LOC120905044 gene encoding uncharacterized protein LOC120905044 isoform X4: MECDVSPVPSVQANRTAKQQPQHIATATVLVTAGPVAAKSSATNNGSSSNSSSSSSTASSATLITPSTTTTSTGTAAGSSDTVASTVDEAMAEEPSAMEPTTTMATAPATTVEDDDDATPSSSMAAGVGAPEGGDSSVKQSISSNNSNNNSSNKSLNIAGSETAGGRPLLLPPDPVAVIEISDQSMADDISYPELVSCVDTETACVVLSDEYDSSLPLREDDPLNVSVGSIDMMLPSSPHCSTPVFAGAELSSPRQGRIGTPVGNASVSTSTTGTASTTSTPKHNHHLRRNLPRLATSRQQQQQANAVKQLPQSGPGSRGGVATEKRQLRQAAAQDAGRNSGGAASTMREVLASIPGFSIKPRRRTNKKLSTAAQLEQTREGCVDLETPDSILVHTNLRALLNRDTFQLLPPLYQYKLVQLLPPVDRPPLPEATQCEQNGIRLNPSGLNNEFFARACHEWRDRLAEGEFTPEAQLKMRSEAEREKSKLDPWKLKHFEPMWGDRKYAGSFFGAAGTVANPTPPTPPPPPEPAIAVTTAMAVSVAPVVLSPALQSPPAVQVVAPATQSIPATAHTPLIGANSSSSSTLPPSVSILPVSKGVVSGHATIVNVAARQTVQPPTVAIAPQLTPRVHPVTAKIDPSARSLSKMQPITFSTAASVVRPTNAASGTCSSISSNTIITSSTGTIILPSRTTITVTSGSASKGSGSGGSIPRGGSTGGGGSAAGASGLSVVPINVLTCSSSSSSSSSSNTVNTARPALKTTIKLRPTTAIATSTTAAAAAVPTAGKESKHNHPPYSVVGSAPNAASVMVGGAGGTKRLLPTAMSVSSSSGSTTISSSTNAVNLAGASAAMKPQSSSPAGSSLPMSPKRLRTVGAVTRSALAGTGTQQLPPAQHNPLPTTTTGMAAAGSTITLGSRPVVVKVVEPYRPSAMVRAVPVEPVIASGGASSNLKRTHSSSSSSNRALTPELSSSKMTKRKTDDEGGGLQQQINSSTGSFTAGSLLQHGNPRRMVAVVTASSAMADGSNISSSSSSSSNSSSNAAMYISSNNSSMNRLITATSSTTMPATSTDGVRSSSSSSSSSSSGKRSTSSSIVGGNSNSNSSRINVSCSSTINSEGLVMINPTSIATTTTAGPGILLQAGAKARRQVECDTRTVASMATAPIDQRRMVLIEGGASEKRRRGLLTEPPVATVIGSAKRRAPRQGNRANRGRHSEGLLAARGTTAPPTTTITIVDDEEADGGSVGSPSLLVGRSEPEGEESHEVDESDENREVLRRRIVGPMVNGDFGEGARIGRAGAASSPPLVPSSDIILEEAIDCGDVGDGGGMPGSTRHIGGGRLKRSDHGGEELVETNTTSPILQETIEQANRERLMDMNHLASLNASGGGGTTQMIYDQNTGQVYSVMCLPQPTNSALGGSALNLRSLPSSLTVTALPQQQQQQQQPHHPSQQPQLSISNDSSNSSSVSTTAMMAASDNHLDGGGGAGGPGTTATSVTGISTFENVLRHHVGQGGNVDSDLLIVNPSNMMSNVELKVSEELDDVGAVMAARGDIGRTEGDDEEEDEEEEDDEGDGELVHTTTTTTNTADEEEEEDEEEEEEDVDEVEEVEAEVEEQDEEEDPDAMMLRQGLQQMHGGLEESYEDEENNAPTGCFNGELIRTSTSTATSGNKLSSYGQPNLQHLHLQQQQQQQQQHHPNNHLHASHHRQAAMAAGVMNMNMNLTGFHHDHELLHQQQQQQLQQLRNATAGTITSSPSASSDQGLMMMVTTSAGDEAGDGGPSSNSGDVMVMANNYCDNLSAADEADGEDEEEEEEEQYGQQRDGHDRMLLAVGDDAGLEEQAIDTIVDQYGNQLHPSGMNHLNHHDDGVMHHHLQQGSEGEEEEEEDVEEASFVLDQMQQLQQQFQNQHPQQQHHHHQGLLQNHQQLVTSSDGTQVHLYPGAGGMLLDGDGLDGGASCEGVEEDQPHHYQQQQLLLKEEKMEDDQQLQQQQHLHHQQVSSDGQHHIQHQQQYTNSQHNQLMDKYIDEMDGGANDAAGSAGAYVLDPSSGEVIRTENWPQFKMKMMDSTKMMVVDHHQLVDGNNSIIISPMGTPGTTTMVSSPGAAALQQQQQQLHTTQAIHQHQQQQLAASQQHIISQQSPTPISMATTATIVQQLASHNALQHAQQQQQQHQQRQQQQLHSPVSSTNPTGISFLAHHAPQQPAVQTMTPVSTAAVLSSPQHPAAATTPQGLSIFQLNPQQQQQQHHSPQSVLGCGNSTIQLTSEIKDGIRNSMIKAEPGVSYTTIRQGNQLLTRIKLENDDGQLQQQQLQQQQSPQPTFQTQQQQQLPKVNVVTSSPLISLGPDGPDNLARVIESVAGNYSTTVAVGGQQQQQQLVQHQQQQPQQLIQHVQTASGHQIRYEMDPTVIQQQQATTPPQQQHLIAQQQQQQPKFIITSRPLGTTAAGAKLPLTVQAANVIPHMQNPQFIQTQDQQLQLATSQPTVPTLQKPIQLQKIIMATPAIGQQQQAQPRPRLPLQRTQFGVQAIQPQQQQQQQQQQPPSQQFQQQQQQAAPKAPQQIAPTQSQQRFQQKYVTNQLIRGQNAFLMNNVHHLQQQQQQQQVAVAAAATVGANVIVGATGNSSRSKRTTEAGSVSGAAAAGNGTATGNGSASSGSSGSSGGSSSGGSKRGGRSSSSRLPPGAVNLERSYQICQAVIQNSPNRHQLKAQLKSPQAFLAASNSNSNSSISSIGSTGSSSSSSSSSSSSGVSASSIIGNNTKEDANSGSNSSGGGSNSAFGGVLGFGGNKVKVSRLVNSKRTVSAGARQPSPIVVRQAYAGGAAGAATPPSVVNASAAAGPANQSNPISIIATPQSQQQQQQLHTIGEPHGQQIISVSAAPTIVHATAAASNNNGTVGGNVNVGVTAAAGATPTGAAAAAGTFGGKYVLVQRAAHIGDIVTPRAASAPPTHNQIQIHHVPVSPHAHQQQQQQQQQLHQQMSAVQQQQLSQQVVQHQLQQQQQHQFQQQQGQLQQIAAGANAVTPASLQAAITRRIPSTHVITYGQDDSGGIEAEDATGTNNAIVYMDSPNALIGGLQHQQQQQQEQAFLDGCGNGPGGANSIVVMNGGDTMEPPAGVNEMMDASHSSASDGAAAGMLVSPSDISPHFNNQMIVAGHMELLDSGYINNDAGNHVEAIEPQQQQQQQQESISSTEHDIDTLNCCSPPTALADGGGGNAADNGGGEDRDGMGERNDGAGEDCSCSLNAMVICQQCGAFCHDDCVSATKLCVSCVVR, from the exons ATGGAATGCGATGTGTCGCCCGTTCCATCGGTACAGGCGAACCGTACGGCGAAGCAGCAGCCCCAACACATTGCCACGGCGACGGTGCTAGTAACGGCTGGaccggtagcagcaaaaaGCAGCGCCACTAACAATGGCAGCAgtagtaacagcagcagcagcagtagtaccGCATCGTCAGCTACTCTCATCACCcccagcaccaccactaccagtACGGGTACAGCGGCGGGGAGCAGTGACACAGTCGCCTCCACCGTCGATGAAGCGATGGCAGAAGAGCCCTCCGCCATGgaaccgacgacgacgatggcgacGGCGCCGGCGACGACGGTGGAAGACGACGATGACGCGACACCTTCCTCATCGATGGCGGCGGGTGTCGGGGCGCCGGAAGGTGGCGACTCGAGCGTCAAGCAAAGTATCAGCAGCAATAACAGTAACAATAatagcagcaacaaaagcCTCAACATTGCCGGCAGTGAGACGGCGGGCGGCAGGCCGCTACTACTTCCCCCGGATCCGGTGGCAGTGATCGAAATCAGCGACCAGAGTATGGCGGACGACATCAGCTACCCGGAGCTGGTGTCGTGCGTCGACACGGAAACGGCCTGCGTGGTGCTGTCGGACGAGTACGACTCGTCGCTTCCGCTGCGCGAAGACGATCCGCTGAACGTGTCCGTCGGTTCGATCGACATGATGTTACCCTCTTCGCCGCATTGCAGTACGCCAGTGTTTGCTGGGGCGGAGTTGAGTTCCCCCCGGCAGGGGAGGATAGGGACGCCGGTAGGCAATGCGAGTGTCAGTACCAGCACTACAGGCACCGCCAGTACCACCAGCACCCCGAAGCACAATCATCATCTGCGGCGGAATCTTCCGAGGCTGGCGACgagccggcagcagcagcagcaggcgaacGCCGTCAAGCAGCTGCCCCAATCCGGCCCGGGCAGTCGGGGCGGTGTGGCGACGGAAAAGCGACAGCTACGGCAGGCGGCAGCGCAGGACGCAGGCCGTAACAGTGGCGGTGCGGCATCGACGATGCGCGAGGTGCTCGCCTCGATACCGGGGTTCAGCATCAAGCCGCGAAGGCGCACGAACAAAAAGCTGTCGACCGCTGCCCAGCTCGAGCAGACGCGCGAGGGCTGCGTGGATCTGGAGACGCCCGACTCGATACTGGTGCACACGAACCTGCGCGCCCTGCTAAACCGGGACACGTTTCAGCTCCTTCCGCCGCTGTACCAGTACAAGCTGGTGCAGCTGCTACCGCCGGTCGACCGGCCACCACTGCCGGAGGCGACGCAGTGCGAGCAGAACGGCATCCGGCTGAACCCGTCCGGGCTGAACAACGAGTTCTTTGCGCGCGCCTGCCACGAGTGGCGCGACCGGCTGGCGGAGGGCGAGTTTACGCCCGAGGCACAGCTGAAGATGCGCTCGGAGGCGGAGCGCGAGAAGAGCAAGCTCGATCCGTGGAAGCTGAAACACTTCGAGCCGATGTGGGGCGACCGGAAGTACGCCGGGTCGTTCTTTGGGGCGGCAGGCACGGTGGCTAATCCAACGCCACcgactccaccaccaccaccggagcCGGCGATAGCCGTCACAACAGCGATGGCTGTCTCCGTCGCACCGGTCGTCCTGTCGCCCGCGCTACAATCACCACCGGCAGTGCAGGTGGTTGCACCCGCGACACAATCCATTCCGGCGACGGCACATACTCCGTTGATCGGTGcgaatagtagtagtagcagcaccCTACCACCGTCCGTTTCTATCCTCCCGGTGTCGAAGGGAGTGGTCAGTGGGCATGCTACGATCGTGAACGTCGCGGCAAGGCAAACGGTCCAACCACCAACGGTAGCGATTGCACCGCAACTAACGCCCCGGGTGCATCCCGTCACGGCCAAGATCGATCCGAGCGCGCGATCGCTGTCCAAGATGCAGCCGATCACATTCTCCACGGCAGCGAGCGTTGTTAGGCCGACGAACGCGGCCAGCGGTACGTGCAGCAGCATTAGCAGTAACACAATCATCACATCCTCCACCGGCACCATCATTCTACCCTCGCGGACGACAATAACAGTCACTTCCGGCAGCGCGTCTAAAGGCAGCGGCAGTGGCGGCAGCATTCCAAGAGGTGGAAGCACCGGCGGTGGAGGTTCAGCCGCCGGAGCGAGCGGGCTCTCGGTGGTTCCGATCAATGTCCTTAcgtgcagtagtagtagcagtagtagtagtagcagtaacACTGTAAATACAGCCCGACCCGCACTAAAGACAACGATAAAGTTGCGTCCCACGACAGCCATCGCCACGAGCacaacggcggcggcggccgcggtACCAACAGCTGGCaaggaaagcaaacacaaccaTCCACCGTACTCCGTCGTCGGTTCAGCGCCGAACGCCGCGTCGGTCATGGTCGGAGGGGCAGGCGGCACTAAGCGCCTGCTGCCCACGGCTATGAGCGTGAGCAGTAGCAGCGGCAGTACCACAATCAGTAGTAGCACCAATGCCGTGAATTTGGCCGGTGCGTCAGCCGCCATGAAGCCACAAAGCAGCAGTCCCGCCGGCTCATCCTTGCCGATGTCTCCGAAGCGGCTGCGAACGGTCGGTGCCGTGACACGGTCGGCTTTGGCCGGAACGGGCACACAGCAGCTGCCGCCAGCGCAGCACAATCCActcccaacaaccaccacGGGTATGGCGGCTGCCGGGTCGACCATTACGCTCGGTTCTCGGCCGGTCGTCGTGAAGGTGGTTGAACCGTACCGTCCGTCTGCGATGGTGCGTGCGGTGCCGGTTGAACCGGTGATCGCTAGCGGAGGAGCAAGCTCCAACCTAAAGCGaacccacagcagcagcagtagcagcaatcGCGCGTTGACGCCCGAGCTAAGCAGCAGTAAGATGACGAAGCGGAAAACAGACGATGAGGGTGGTGgtttgcagcagcagatcaACAGTAGCACCGGAAGCTTTACCGCCGGCAGCTTGTTGCAGCACGGCAATCCGCGTCGAATGGTGGCTGTCGTGACGGCGAGTAGCGCCATGGCGGACGGTAGCAAcatcagcagtagcagcagtagcagtagcaacagcagcagcaatgctgCAATGTATATAAGCAGTAATAATAGTAGTATGAATCGCCTTATcaccgccaccagcagcacaacTATGCCGGCCACTTCCACTGACGGCGTaaggagtagcagcagcagcagcagcagcagcagcagcggcaagaGAAGCACCAGCAGTAGCATTGTCGGTGGCAATAGCAATAGCAATAGTAGTAGGATAAATGTTAGCTGTAGTAGCACCATTAACTCGGAGGGATTAGTAATGATCAACCCGACCTCCATTGCCACCACAACCACGGCCGGGCCCGGGATCTTGCTACAGGCCGGTGCGAAGGCTCGAAGACAAGTAGAATGTGATACGCGAACGGTGGCCTCGATGGCGACCGCACCGATCGATCAACGGCGAATGGTGCTGATTGAGGGCGGCGCGAGCGAGAAGCGCCGCCGAGGGCTGCTAACCGAACCGCCGGTGGCGACCGTCATCGGCTCGGCCAAGCGAAGAGCACCGCGGCAAGGCAACCGTGCGAACAGAGGCCGGCACAGCGAGGGGTTGCTAGCTGCCCGGGGGACAACGGCTCCACCGACCACAACGATCACGATAGTGGACGATGAGGAGGCGGATGGCGGCAGCGTTGGTTCCCCTTCGCTGCTGGTCGGTCGCTCAGAGCCGGAAGGAGAGGAAAGCCACGAGGTGGACGAGAGTGACGAGAATCGCGAGGTGCTACGAAGACGCATCGTAGGACCGATGGTAAATGGCGACTTCGGTGAGGGAGCTCGAATAGGACGCGCTGGCGCTGCTTCCTCACCGCCGCTCGTTCCCTCTTCGGACATCATTCTCGAGGAAGCGATCGACTGTGGAGATGTTGGCGATGGTGGCGGAATGCCGGGCAGTACCCGGCATATTGGTGGGGGACGGTTGAAAAGATCGGATCATGGCGGCGAAGAGCTAGTGGAGACGAACACCACCTCACCGATCTTGCAGGAAACGATCGAGCAGGCGAATCGCGAGCGGTTGATGGATATGAATCATCTCGCCTCGCTCAACGctagcggtggcggcggcacgACACAGATGATTTACGATCAAAACACGGGCCAGGTGTACAGTGTGATGTGCTTACCGCAGCCGACAAATTCTGCCCTCGGAGGTAGTGCACTAAATCTTCGCTCCCTGCCCTCCTCGTTGACTGTAACGGCTttaccgcagcagcaacaacagcagcagcagccacaccaTCCATCTCAGCAACCGCAACTGTCCATTTCGAACGATAGCAGTAATAGTAGCAGCGTCTCGACCACCGCCATGATGGCAGCGAGTGACAATCATCTGGATGGCGGCGGAGGTGCAGGAGGGCCGGGAACGACGGCCACCTCCGTTACGGGCATCAGTACGTTCGAGAACGTACTGCGCCACCACGTGGGGCAGGGTGGAAATGTCGACTCTGACCTGCTGATCGTTAATCCGAGCAATATGATGTCCAATGTCGAGTTGAAAGTGTCAGAAGAGCTGGATGACGTTGGTGCAGTGATGGCTGCAAGGGGAGACATCGGACGGACTGAAggggacgacgaggaggaagatgaggaagaagaggacgaTGAAGGTGATGGGGAGCTGgttcacaccaccaccacaaccacgaACACTGCcgacgaagaggaggaagaggacgaggaggaggaggaagaggatgtGGACGAAGTGGAGGAAGTAGAGGCTGAGGTGGAGGagcaggacgaggaggaggacccGGATGCGATGATGCTCCGGCAAGGGTTGCAGCAAATGCACGGAGGCTTGGAGGAGAGTTACGAGGATGAAGAAAACAACGCTCCCACCGGGTGTTTCAATGGTGAACTGATTAggaccagcaccagcaccgccaCTTCCGGCAATAAGTTAAGTAGTTACGGTCAACCGAATCTTCAACATCTGCacctgcagcaacagcagcagcagcagcagcagcaccatcccAATAATCATCTTCATGCGTCGCACCATCGGCAGGCAGCGATGGCTGCTGGTGTCATGAACATGAACATGAATCTGACGGGCTTTCATCACGATCACGAGCTgctgcatcagcagcaacagcagcagttgcagcagTTGCGAAATGCGACGGCCGGCACCATCACCAGCTCACCTTCAGCTTCGTCGGACCAggggctgatgatgatggtgacgaCGAGTGCCGGCGATGAAGCTGGCGACGGTGGTCCATCCTCAAACAGCGGCGATGTAATGGTGATGGCGAACAACTACTGTGATAATCTGTCTGCCGCCGATGAAGCTGACGGcgaggatgaggaggaagaagaggaggaacAGTACGGGCAGCAGCGGGATGGCCATGATCGTATGTTGCTGGCTGTGGGCGATGACGCTGGATTGGAGGAGCAAGCAATCGATACGATCGTAGATCAGTACGGCAATCAATTGCATCCGTCGGGCATGAACCATCTGAATCACCATGACGACGGCGTTATGCACCATCACCTTCAGCAAGGGTCggaaggggaggaggaggaggaggaggatgtaGAGGAAGCCAGCTTCGTTCTCGATCAgatgcagcagctgcagcaacagttTCAGAACCAACatccgcagcaacagcaccatcaccaccagggACTACTGCAGAACCACCAGCAGTTGGTGACGTCTTCCGATGGAACGCAGGTGCATCTGTATCCCGGTGCGGGAGGCATGCTGCTGGACGGTGATGGACTGGATGGCGGCGCTAGCTGTGAAGGTGTGGAAGAAGATCAGCCACAtcactaccagcagcagcaactgttgTTGAAGGAGGAGAAGATGGAAGATGATCAGCagttgcagcaacagcagcatctgcATCACCAGCAAGTATCATCCGATGGGCAGCACCACattcagcatcagcagcagtataCGAACAGTCAACATAATCAGCTGATGGACAAGTATATCGACGAGATGGACGGTGGTGCGAATGACGCTGCCGGTTCTGCTGGTGCATACGTTCTCGATCCGAGCAGTGGCGAAGTGATCAGAACAGAAA ATTGGCCGCAGTTCAAAATGAAGATGATGGATTCAACGAAAATGATGGTGGTAGATCATCACCAGCTCGTCGATGGCAATAACAGTATTATCATTTCGCCGATGGGTACGCCCGGAACGACCACGATGGTGTCCTCGCCCGGTGCAGCAGcattacagcagcagcaacagcagctccaTACCACCCAGGCCattcatcagcatcagcagcagcagctagcaGCATCACAGCAACACATCATATCTCAACAATCCCCTACACCGATCTCGATGGCAACGACTGCAACGATCGTGCAACAGCTTGCCAGCCATAATGCTCTTCAGcacgcacagcagcagcagcagcagcatcaacaacgtcagcagcaacagttgcACTCTCCCGTCAGCAGTACCAACCCGACCGGTATCAGTTTTTTAGCTCATCATGCCCCGCAGCAGCCCGCCGTACAAACCATGACACCGGTGTCGACAGCGGCCGTGCTAAGCTCACCGcaacatccagcagcagcgacaacaCCGCAAGGGTTGAGCATATTTCAGCTAAatcctcagcagcagcagcagcaacaccacagCCCGCAGTCGGTGCTAGGATGCGGCAACAGTACGATCCAGCTTACGTCAGAG ATTAAGGACGGTATACGCAACAGTATGATAAAGGCAGAACCGGGCGTAAGCTACACCACGATCCGGCAAGGCAATCAGCTTCTGACGCGCATCAAGCTGGAAAACGACGATGGACAgcttcagcaacagcagctccaacagcagcagtctCCACAGCCGACGTTtcaaacgcagcagcagcagcagctgcccaAAGTGAACGTGGTAACATCGTCGCCGCTCATTTCCCTTGGTCCCGACGGTCCAGACAATCTGGCACGCGTGATAGAAAGTGTTGCCGGCAACTACTCCACTACCGTCGCTGTGGgtggtcagcagcagcaacagcagctcgtgcagcaccagcaacagcagccacagcaatTGATTCAGCATGTTCAAACCGCCTCCGGACACCAGATACGGTACGAGATGGATCCGAcggtcatccagcagcagcaagccaCGACACCgccccaacagcagcacctgatagcacagcagcagcagcagcagccaaagtTCATCATAACTTCGCGGCCACTGGGCACGACAGCCGCTGGTGCAAAGCTGCCCTTAACCGTACAAGCGGCCAACGTGATACCGCACATGCAGAATCCTCAGTTCATCCAAACCCAggaccagcagctgcagctggcgACCAGTCAGCCCACCGTGCCGACGCTACAGAAACCGATCCAGCTGCAGAAAATCATCATGGCCACGCCGGCGATtggccagcagcaacaagcgCAACCGAGGCCTCGATTGCCCCTGCAGCGTACACAGTTTGGTGTGCAAGCAATTcaaccgcaacagcagcagcagcagcagcaacaacagccgcCCTCACAGCAgttccaacagcagcagcaacaagcagCACCGAAAGCACCGCAACAAATCGCACCAACACAGTCGCAGCAGCGCTTTCAGCAAAAGTACGTCACCAACCAACTGATCCGTGGCCAGAACGCGTTTCTCATGAACAATGTGCATCAcctacaacaacagcagcagcagcaacaggtggcagtagcagcagcagccactgTCGGCGCGAATGTGATCGTTGGTGCAACGGGCAACAGCAGTCGAAGCAAGCGGACGACTGAAGCCGGCTCCGTCagtggagctgctgctgccggcaaTGGCACTGCCACGGGCAATGGGAGCGCAAGCAGTGGTAGCAGCGGTAGTTCTGGCGGATCATCGTCTGGCGGCAGCAAGCGTGGTGGACGGTCGAGCAGCTCCCGGTTGCCGCCCGGTGCGGTAAATCTCGAACGAAGCTACCAGATCTGCCAGGCGGTGATACAGAACAGCCCGAACAGGCATCAGCTGAAGGCACAGCTCAAGTCACCGCAGGCGTTCCTGGCCGCGTCGAACTCCAACtcgaacagcagcatcagcagcatcggtagtacgggcagcagcagcagcagcagtagcagcagcagcagcagtggcgtGTCTGCGAGCAGTATTATCGGCAACAATACCAAAGAGGATGCtaacagcggcagcaacagcagcggtgGCGGCAGTAACAGTGCCTTTGGTGGTGTGCTGGGCTTTGGAGGAAACAAGGTAAAG GTCTCGCGTCTGGTCAACTCAAAGCGTACCGTATCGGCAGGAGCCCGGCAGCCGTCGCCCATCGTAGTGCGTCAGGCGTATGCGGGTGGAGCCGCCGGTGCTGCCACACCACCGTCAGTGGTGAATGCTTCTGCCGCAGCCGGCCCCGCAAATCAGTCAAATCCAATCAGTATTATCGCAACCCCAcaatcgcagcagcagcaacagcaactccATACGATCGGTGAGCCGCACGGTCAACAGATCATTAGCGTGAGCGCTGCACCGACGATCGTGCACgcaactgctgctgcgagcAACAATAATGGAACGGTTGGTGGCAACGTAAATGTTGGTGTAACTGCAGCAGCTGGCGCGACCCCTaccggtgcagcagcagctgcgggAACCTTTGGTGGCAAGTATGTGCTAGTACAGCGTGCGGCACACATCGGGGACATCGTAACGCCGCGGGCGGCTAGCGCACCACCGACACACAATCAG ATACAAATTCACCATGTTCCTGTATCACCACATgcacatcaacagcagcagcagcagcagcagcaattgcaCCAGCAAATGTCCgctgtgcagcagcaacagctatCACAGCAAGTGGTGCAACATcaactgcagcaacagcagcaacaccagttccagcagcagcaggggcaACTGCAACAGATAGCGGCCGGCGCGAATGCCGTGACACCCGCCAGCCTACAGGCGGCGATCACCCGCCGAATACCGTCCACCCACG TGATCACCTACGGTCAGGATGACAGCGGCGGCATCGAAGCCGAAGACGCAACGGGCACGAATAATGCGATCGTCTACATGGATAGCCCGAACGCATTGATCGGTGGAttgcaacatcagcagcagcagcagcaggaacaagCGTTTCTGGACGGTTGCGGCAATGGTCCCGGAGGGGCAAATAGCATTGTCGTCATGAACGGTGGAGATACAATGGAGCCACCGGCTGGTGTAAATGAAATGATGGATGCTTCCCACTCATCAGCCAGCGATGGGGCGGCGGCAGGTATGCTAGTGTCTCCGTCGGACATTTCGCCTCACTTCAACAATCAAATGATCGTCGCCGGTCATATGGAGCTGCTGGACAGTGGATACATCAACAACGATGCAGGTAATCATGTCGAAGCAATCGaaccgcagcaacagcagcagcagcaacaagagTCGATTTCCAGCACGGAACACGATATCGACACACTGAACTGCTGTTCCCCGCCGACAGCGCTCGcggatggtggcggtggcaacgcAGCTGACAATGGCGGCGGTGAAGATCGGGACGGTATGGGGGAACGGAACGACGGGGCCGGGGAGGACTGTTCCTGTTCTCTCAATGCGATGGTGATCTGTCAGCAGTGTGGTGCCTTCTGCCACGATGACTGCGTCAGTGCAACGAAGCTATGTGTATCGTGTGTAGTACGCTAG